One genomic window of Vicinamibacteria bacterium includes the following:
- a CDS encoding NADH-quinone oxidoreductase subunit D, with amino-acid sequence MSTTTRTIYKDIEPDSAYAFKPEELEEDEMILNMGPQHPSTHGVLRIELKTDGEIVKDAQPHIGYLHRNFEKHAENIDYQGVIPFTDRMDYVGSMANSLTYAITVEKLMAIEVNPRVQAIRVIVSELQRIASHLLAIGTYGMDIGAFTPFLHCFREREKVLDLFEWLCGARLLYNYNWVGGVSHDLPEGWTDRCRVFLDQFEPVVDELDDLLSHNRIFTKRTADVGVISPELAVAYALSGPNLRGSGIKWDIRKEAPYCGYEKYDFDVPIGQGRYGPIGSCWDRYYVRVEEMRQSIHITRQAVDALPPDGDVHESVPKRVKPKPGEVYARTETPRGELAFYIVSDGGLIPYRVKGRSPCFVAMSVFREIARGEMIADMIAIIGSLDIVLGEIDR; translated from the coding sequence ATGAGCACGACCACCAGGACCATCTACAAGGACATCGAGCCCGACTCCGCCTACGCCTTCAAACCGGAGGAGCTCGAAGAGGACGAGATGATCCTCAATATGGGTCCCCAGCATCCGTCGACCCATGGGGTGCTTCGTATCGAGCTCAAGACCGACGGAGAGATCGTCAAGGATGCGCAGCCGCACATCGGCTATCTCCATCGCAATTTCGAGAAGCACGCCGAGAACATCGACTATCAGGGCGTCATTCCGTTCACCGATCGAATGGATTACGTGGGCTCGATGGCCAACAGCCTCACCTATGCAATCACCGTGGAAAAGCTCATGGCGATCGAAGTCAACCCGCGGGTGCAGGCCATCCGGGTCATCGTCTCGGAGCTCCAGCGGATCGCTTCGCATTTGCTAGCCATCGGAACCTACGGAATGGACATCGGGGCGTTCACGCCCTTCCTCCACTGCTTCCGAGAGCGGGAGAAGGTCCTGGACCTGTTCGAGTGGCTGTGCGGTGCCAGGCTCCTCTACAACTACAACTGGGTGGGAGGGGTCTCACACGATCTGCCCGAAGGCTGGACCGACCGGTGCCGGGTCTTTCTCGACCAGTTCGAGCCCGTGGTCGATGAGCTCGACGACCTCTTGAGCCACAACCGTATCTTCACCAAGCGCACGGCGGACGTCGGCGTGATCTCCCCCGAGTTGGCCGTCGCTTACGCTTTATCGGGGCCGAACCTCCGCGGCTCCGGGATCAAATGGGACATCCGCAAAGAGGCTCCGTATTGCGGGTACGAAAAGTACGATTTCGACGTTCCCATCGGACAAGGGCGCTACGGGCCGATCGGCTCGTGCTGGGATCGGTACTACGTGCGGGTCGAGGAGATGCGCCAGAGCATTCACATCACGCGGCAGGCGGTCGATGCGCTGCCTCCCGACGGCGACGTGCACGAGAGCGTTCCCAAGCGGGTCAAGCCGAAACCCGGCGAGGTCTATGCTCGTACCGAGACACCGCGAGGTGAGCTCGCCTTCTACATCGTGAGCGACGGGGGGCTCATTCCTTATCGAGTGAAAGGCCGTTCGCCGTGCTTCGTCGCGATGTCGGTCTTCCGCGAGATTGCCCGAGGGGAGATGATCGCCGACATGATCGCGATCATCGGAAGCCTCGACATCGTACTCGGAGAGATCGATCGCTGA